ccatttaaaaattcaagaaaatgggACTATTGGGTTACGCTAccaataatgataaaacaATTGACATTATCCAGCAGATTGAGGATTATACTATGGGAATATAATGGCATGAAAAAGGTTGCATTTTATAAATTGGAGACTTGTATATTCAATTACAATGACTGTTCGTTGAAAAGAGGGTAtgaatctttgaaatttgattaCGAAGTACCCAATACAGTGACatcaattgaagatgatgaggtgcaagaaaatttgaacaagTATCTTCAAGGtgaaattaagaaaattgattGGCTGGATGATATTACcttcaagaaattggtCGAAGAAAGGGAAAAAAGAACTTGGCCACGAAACACATTTGTTTTAAACATAGAATTTCCTGTCTTTGAGCTACTTGTCATCTACACTGAAAGAATGGATGAGAATGTacagaaaaatatttctacTCTGCATAATTTCGAATCTGTTACAGATATGACAGAACATTCCAAGACAAGTCCAGatattaaaatatcattgGGCGATAAATATACCTCGACTCTAAAGTTTTATGATCCTGATCAATTTAACAGTGATCCTATAGAAGAGAAGTATCGAAGACTGGAAAGAACTTCCAAACAATCAGACCTGGATAAACAGGTCAAACCTGATACTAAAAAGAGGAAATACTTGaacaaaatcatcaacTATCCTCCTGGTACTGCCCTTACTGCTCATGAAAAGGGATCAATTTGGAAGTATAGGTATTTTTTGATGACAAATAAAAAGGCACTCACCAAGCTTTTAAGAAGTACTAACTTAAGTGAGGAAACAGAACGTAACGAGGTACTTGAACTGATGGATTCATGGGCcgaaattgatattgacGATGCAATTGAGCTGCTGGGACCTGATTTCACTAACTTATCAGTCAGGTCTTATGCGGTAAATAGACTGAAAAAGGCGTCCGATAAGGATTTAGAACTATATTTGTTGCAGTTGGTTCAAGCGGTGTGCTTCGAAAACCTATCTGTACTGAACGATAAGACGAACAGTGAATTCCAGATAGTCAACACCCCAGCATCTCCAAATGTAGTTAATTCCACGATGATTCAAAGGTATCAGAAACTAGAGAGGTCTGTACAGAGCTCTGAAGATGGTCAAATTAACGACATGACTATGGAGGAAACAACTATTGTTATTTCTCCTTTGGcagaatttttgataaaaagaGCTTTAAAGAATCCAAGATTGGGtaactttttttattggTACCTGAAATCGGAGTGTGAAGATAGACCCTATCTGAAACAAATATTAGACTCGTTTTTGGACAGATTGCCTAGTGGACAAAAAGTAACGTTATTTGAACAAATCGAATTTGTAACTTTGTTATCACGTTGTagtgaagaaattaagaaatcaaaagataCTAcaactaaaaaaattgaactATTGCATTCCTTACTGACCACCAAAATTAGACatatgttgaaaaataagcCAATTCCTTTGCCCCTGAACCCAGATATATTTGTCTGCGATGCAAGTCCAGAACAGTCTACAGTGTTTAAGAGTTCCTTGTCGCCGTTAATGATTAGCTTCAAAACTACAGACAATTTACCTTATCAACTTATGTACAAAGTAGGAGATGATTTGAGACAAGATCAACTGgtaattcaaattattcgATTAATGGATGAGCTCTTGAAAAGTGAGAATGTAGATCTAAAACTTTCGCCATATTTGACATTAGCCACTGGAATACAAGAAGGTGCAATACAATTTGTCCCAAGTAGTACATTGGCCTCGATATTAAGTAATTACCATGGTATATTGTTCTACCTCAAGGCTCATTTTCCAGATGATAGTCAGGAACTAGGTGTTCAAGATTTAGTTATGGAAAACTTTGTGAAATCTTGTGCTGGCTACTCGGTGATAACTTACATCCTAGGTGTCGGTGATAGACATTTAGATAACTTATTGCTCACTCCTGATGGTCACTTTTTCCATGCAGATTTCGGTTACATCCTGGGCCAAGATCCTAAACCATTCCCCCCTTTAATGAAGCTACCACCTCAAATCATTGAAGCATTCGGTGGAGCCGAATCATCAAATTACGATAAGTTTCGAAGCTACTGTTTTGTAGCCTATTCAATCTTAAGGAGAAATGCTGGCTTGATATTAAATCTTTTTGAGCTAATGAAACAGTCAAACATTCCAGACATTAGAGTCGATCCTGATGGtgcaattttgaaagtcaAGGAGAGGTTCAATCTCGATAtatcagaagaagaagcaattATTCACTTTCAAACGCTAATTAATGACAGCGTAAACGCACTACTTCCAATTGTGATAGACCGTCTCCATAACCTGGCACAGTACTGGAGAGCATGACCCCGAatatacacatatataGACTtataaaaagattaaatatTCTGAACCACAATTTTGGCATTAAATACTGAATGATTTCTACATGTGAGTCGTAGCATTATAATAATTAGCTTAGCAcccattattttcttccaattgCAGAAGACTGCACCACCATGACCACACAGCCTCTCATTGATACATCCATAACCTTTGGCACCTAATAATTACTCACTGTGTAGGTGTAATATTCACGCGATCAGTAACGCCGCGCCGCGATAATTTTAGTTATTGGTTTTCAGGTACAGGGAATAAACCTCATTTAATATGTTTTGATTTGGTAAAGCTTCAAGATAATATTACATTAATCAGGTTAGTACTGTCCACACAGAATATATAGTTAGCAATCTGCTATTGTAGTGACAGCCCGGTGAAACAAAGCGACTTTTCCATGCAGATATGATTAAGTTTTCAGACTTAGTCAACCATTTAATAAAGCTCCTAGAGTTAAATATGGATGGTCCTCAAAGTGACTTCAGGCGACCTAGTGCTATGGTGGTGACAACTCAACTTATAATCGCTATATCTTTAGGGCTTTTTGCGctgttttcttttgctgTATTACTTAAGAAATTACCTAGGTTATATGCAAGTCGAAAATTCAGGAATAATAACCTTCCTTCATGGAATGCAGACCATTTATTTGGATGGATACCggttttatataaaatcaatgataatgaagttATCGAATATGCAGGATTGGACGCTTTTGTCTTTTTAGGATTTTTCAAGATGTGCATCAAACTATTGGCTATATTTTGCTGCTTTTCCATCTGCATTATTTCACCAATAAGGTATCACTTCACTGGGCAGTATGATGACGGAAATGACACCGTTATGAATTTAACTAATGCCCCTGAGGTAAATGATGAGCCTCCTTCCAGTCCAGAAACGGTAACTTTATATTTGTGGATGTATGTAGTCTTCACATACTTCTTTACCTTCCTGACTCTTAAACTGATTGTGTCGCAGACCAAGGTAGTGGTTAAAACGAGACAAAAACATCTAGGCAGGCAGAATTCCATTGCAGACAGAACGATTCGATTATCAGGTATTCCGATTGAACTTCGCGATGTGACTGCATTGAAGAATAGAATTGAACAGCTGAAAATAGGTACTGTTGCCTCCATTACAATTTGTAGAGAATGGGGTCCCCTAAATAGATTCTTCCATTACAGAAAACAGGTTTTAAATCAGTTAGAATTAGCTTACGCTGAATGTCCTCCAGACCTGCGTGAGAGTGAAGTATACTCGGAGAATTATAATCTAAGAAGAAGTCAACGTAATGAAGTTATCACTCATAGCAATGATCAAACCCTAGAATACACTTCACGTAGTCAAGATCAGCTAGGGGTTACGCATGACGATTCTCCAGAGGATGTGACCCTGTATTCTCAGGTTCAATTAAAGGACGAGAGAccaagaatgaaaatagGACTATTTGGGTTATTCGGTAGAGAAGTGGATACAATTGATCACCTGGAACAACAACTCAAGTTTATTGACAATGAAATCAACcaagcaagaaaaaaacattaTTCAGCTACGCCCTCAGCTTTTGTTACAATGGACTCCGTTGCAAATGCGCAAATGGCAGCGCAAGCTGTACTAGATCCCAGAGTTCATTATTTTATCACCAAACTCGCTCCAGCTCCCCATGATATCAAATGGGATCATGCCTGCTTGTCTAGAAAGGACCGGTTGATTAAAACTTACTCGGTTACCATATTTATTGGAATTTGCAGTGTGTTCTTAATTATACCTGTTTCTTACTTGGCAACGTTGCTTAATTTAAAAACCATTTCGAAATTTTGGCCAGGGTTGGGAAACTTACTAAGAAATCATAGATGGGCAGAAAATGCAGTTACCGGCTTACTTCCAACTTATATTTTCactttattaaattttggtATACCATTCTTCTACGAATATCTAACATCCAGACAAGGTCTTGTCTCACACAGTGAGGAAGAACTTTCTCTagtttccaaaaatttcttttatatattcgTCAATTTGTTTTTAGTATTCACATTAGCGGGTACTGCCTCTAATTATTGGGGTTATTTGTCTGATACTACTAAAATCGCCTATCAACTTTCCACTTCtgttaaagaattttccCTGTTTTATGTTGatctaataatattgcAAGGTATTGGTATGTTTCCATTCAAGTTACTATTAGCGGGTAGTCTAATTGGGTTCCCATTAATCAAAATCCAGGCAAAAACTCCAAGACAACGCAAAGAACTTTATAATCCGCCtattttcagttttggTATTCAGTTACCACAACCAATTCTGATATTTATCATTACATTAATTTACAGTGTTATGAGcacaaaaattttaactGCAGGACTTGcatattttgtaattggATTTTATGTTTACAAATACCAGTTGATTTATGCAACCGACCATTTGCCTCATTCAACAGGAAAGGTTTGGCCCTTAGTATTCAGAAGAGTGATATTAGGgctattattatttcaacTGACAATGACTGGTACACTGGCCGGGTTTGAGGGAGGTTGGATATTGTCCTCGTGGTTGTTCCCACTGCCATTCATAACGATAAGTTTTCTTTGGGACTTCCAGAAGAATTATTTGCCTTTATGTAAATACATCGCGTTGAGTTCAATCAGAGAACATGAGAGAGATAACTCTATGGTATGTTCACCAGCCGATGATGTTACCTACGAGTATCCTTATCTTGTAGACGGACTAGAAGGGCCCATATTAGAATAAAGAATTATATGTGTATATGaatgtatataaattaataatttccaaatattggTAAGAACATCAATAACATTTCTGAATAAAGATAGCTTTTAAGTTGAACGGAATCACCCTTTGTGAGTAGTAAAATCATGATAGGTTTGACACATACCGTTTTCAATATAGTGACAAAGATAAAGACCTTTAGAATGGCTCGGTAAGGTAGATTAGTTACCACTTTCAAAGATTctattaaatataaattgGCCACCCACTTGATTATGCTGGTCGACGAAGTAGAGTCATCGTAAGGCCAAATCAACA
This is a stretch of genomic DNA from Kazachstania africana CBS 2517 chromosome 8, complete genome. It encodes these proteins:
- the VPS34 gene encoding phosphatidylinositol 3-kinase VPS34 (similar to Saccharomyces cerevisiae VPS34 (YLR240W); ancestral locus Anc_8.401), with the protein product MSVNNVTFCLSQELDIPLRVKLRSLEGVKQLSKPSEKILNPKLTQVESNLYHNSNFLVSVQVFDNERHRNLTLPVFTPYIPFKNSRKWDYWVTLPIMIKQLTLSSRLRIILWEYNGMKKVAFYKLETCIFNYNDCSLKRGYESLKFDYEVPNTVTSIEDDEVQENLNKYLQGEIKKIDWLDDITFKKLVEEREKRTWPRNTFVLNIEFPVFELLVIYTERMDENVQKNISTLHNFESVTDMTEHSKTSPDIKISLGDKYTSTLKFYDPDQFNSDPIEEKYRRLERTSKQSDLDKQVKPDTKKRKYLNKIINYPPGTALTAHEKGSIWKYRYFLMTNKKALTKLLRSTNLSEETERNEVLELMDSWAEIDIDDAIELLGPDFTNLSVRSYAVNRLKKASDKDLELYLLQLVQAVCFENLSVLNDKTNSEFQIVNTPASPNVVNSTMIQRYQKLERSVQSSEDGQINDMTMEETTIVISPLAEFLIKRALKNPRLGNFFYWYLKSECEDRPYLKQILDSFLDRLPSGQKVTLFEQIEFVTLLSRCSEEIKKSKDTTTKKIELLHSLLTTKIRHMLKNKPIPLPLNPDIFVCDASPEQSTVFKSSLSPLMISFKTTDNLPYQLMYKVGDDLRQDQLVIQIIRLMDELLKSENVDLKLSPYLTLATGIQEGAIQFVPSSTLASILSNYHGILFYLKAHFPDDSQELGVQDLVMENFVKSCAGYSVITYILGVGDRHLDNLLLTPDGHFFHADFGYILGQDPKPFPPLMKLPPQIIEAFGGAESSNYDKFRSYCFVAYSILRRNAGLILNLFELMKQSNIPDIRVDPDGAILKVKERFNLDISEEEAIIHFQTLINDSVNALLPIVIDRLHNLAQYWRA
- the CSC1 gene encoding Csc1p (similar to Saccharomyces cerevisiae YLR241W; ancestral locus Anc_8.400), translating into MIKFSDLVNHLIKLLELNMDGPQSDFRRPSAMVVTTQLIIAISLGLFALFSFAVLLKKLPRLYASRKFRNNNLPSWNADHLFGWIPVLYKINDNEVIEYAGLDAFVFLGFFKMCIKLLAIFCCFSICIISPIRYHFTGQYDDGNDTVMNLTNAPEVNDEPPSSPETVTLYLWMYVVFTYFFTFLTLKLIVSQTKVVVKTRQKHLGRQNSIADRTIRLSGIPIELRDVTALKNRIEQLKIGTVASITICREWGPLNRFFHYRKQVLNQLELAYAECPPDLRESEVYSENYNLRRSQRNEVITHSNDQTLEYTSRSQDQLGVTHDDSPEDVTLYSQVQLKDERPRMKIGLFGLFGREVDTIDHLEQQLKFIDNEINQARKKHYSATPSAFVTMDSVANAQMAAQAVLDPRVHYFITKLAPAPHDIKWDHACLSRKDRLIKTYSVTIFIGICSVFLIIPVSYLATLLNLKTISKFWPGLGNLLRNHRWAENAVTGLLPTYIFTLLNFGIPFFYEYLTSRQGLVSHSEEELSLVSKNFFYIFVNLFLVFTLAGTASNYWGYLSDTTKIAYQLSTSVKEFSLFYVDLIILQGIGMFPFKLLLAGSLIGFPLIKIQAKTPRQRKELYNPPIFSFGIQLPQPILIFIITLIYSVMSTKILTAGLAYFVIGFYVYKYQLIYATDHLPHSTGKVWPLVFRRVILGLLLFQLTMTGTLAGFEGGWILSSWLFPLPFITISFLWDFQKNYLPLCKYIALSSIREHERDNSMVCSPADDVTYEYPYLVDGLEGPILE